The sequence below is a genomic window from Pirellulales bacterium.
TGCGTCTGCTGGCTTTGTGGCAAGCCCGGCATGGCTCGATGACGGCTCGAAATTACTTGTTTGGCTGTCGGACCAGGCGGGGAGATGTGAGATCTGGAATGTCGCCAGCGGCGAGCGTGTCGATCAAGCCGGACTGCAACAGCCTCGCCGAACTGAGTCGGCCGACGGCCAGGTCATCGCGTCGGGCGGGCAATGGGACGAGATGCCGATTACGGTGCTTGACCTGCGTTCAAGAATGCGCCGGCAAATCTCGAAGGCGCCCTTGAGTCACTGTGCAGGCATCTCCCAGAGCGGTAATCTGTTCACCGGCGGTCCCACGCCGAGCGTTTGGCGGCAAGCACCGGCAACGCGTATTGAGATGGTTCCATCCATCGCTGGAGCACAGTTCGCCTCTTGGATTAGCGATGGCACGCTATTCACATCAGGTGCGGGCAACCGGCTTTCGACCAATGGCGGCCAGTGGCAGACTCGTGAACTTCCGATGCTAAATCGGTGGTCGATCGCCGGAATTCCTTGCGCTGTCTCGCACGATCAACAGCAGGTTGCCGCGGTGCAGAACACAAACGATGGCACGATCGCCGGCATTTGGGAACTTGGAAACGGCAGGCACGTGATCGACCTTGAGCCGCACACAGCGGCGATCGGATCGCTCGCATGGTCGAGCGACGGCCAACGCGTGGCGTCCGCCAGCGATGCCGCAATCCATCAATACGATGTCGCGATTCACGACTCCAAGAGCGGCCGGCGGCTTGCGGGTTTCCCAAGGATGTCCTGTGCCTTTCGTGGTCGCCCGCAGGCCGCACGCTGGCCGTCGCATGCGATGACGGCGCCGTTTATCTCTGCGACGAGTCACTGAATGTGCGGCACGCGTTGAGCGGACACGCCGCGCTCGGCACAGCTTCCCACGTTCGCCGATCGGTGCTGGCCCTCGGCTGGCACGACCAAGGGGCAACCGTGCTCACCGCCGACTCGCTCGCGGTGCGATTTTGGGACGCCGCGACCGGCAAGCTAAAACGCAGCACGCGCGAACACATTTCCACTAACCTGCAATGGCAATTAGTGCCTCGGTTCTCGGACGACGGCCGATTTCTCCTTATTCCCGGTGCCGGCGTGCGCGTGATCGACACCGCCAGCGGCGATCTGCTCGCCACGATGCGACCGTTACCGGACAGGCAGGCCGCCGTCATCAGCCCGGACGGGCACTATCTCGGCACGCCCTGGGCCGAAGAAGACCTTGTCTACGTCGTGCAAACGGCCGACGGGCAAGAGCTGCTCTCGCCCAAGGAATTCGCCGCCAAGTACGGTTGGAAGAACGACCCGAGTAAGGTGAAGTTGCCGTAGTTAGTCCGTGGTCCGTGGTCCGTGGTCCGTTGTCCGTGGTCCGTTGCCAAAGAGCGGATCGACCAAGGTGAAGCGGCCCGTTACCGACGACGGACGCTACAGAAGCAAACGAAGGCAACGAGGGGGCCGACAAACTCCTTCGTTTCCTTTGTCTGCTTCTGTTCGAAATGTCCGCGACGCATGAAGCACGGCGGTCGCGTATAATGTTACCGGGCCTGAAAGAAGCATTGAGCGTCCCGAACAGGGAGAATACGAACAGCGGGACGAGCTGCCGTGACCTACCTGCTCGACACCAACGCGTGGATCGCCTATCTGCGGCAGAATAACCCTGTTTGGTATTCTTCGTGAAACCATTATAGCAGGGCGGCCGCGGCATGAGTTGGCTCGCGATCCGTTGTCAAGGGCGGCGTCTCGTCCGCCGCTTTTTGGCGCTGCCATTTCCCAGCAGCACCGCCACGGCTTTACCGTTCCGCGTGACCACGACAGGCCCCGTGGCGCTCGCCTTCACAAACGAACTGAGGTTGGCTTTGACTTGGGCCACCGACGCGATTCTCATTCGACCTCTAATAATTGACTGAAGTTTTGCCTCGCCATCGCCGATAAACTTTCCGCCACTGTGTACGAGGGGGGAGCCTCGACAGTCGGAGCAAACATGTCTAGTGTCAATCCCACGGGGACAACATCCACCTTCTCCTCGGCGCTGGCGGCCCTGAAAGCCACGAGTACCGCGGGCACGCCCGGCGGGCCGGCGCCCACTTCGCTCGACCAGTTGCAGCGGACGTTGTATCAGCAGCTCGATCAGGCCTTCAAGCAGGGTTCGTCGCTCTCCGACATCGGCGCTTCGTTGACCCAGCAAGTGTCCGCCACGCTCGAACAATATGGCGTCAGCGACGACCAGCGGCAGAGCGTGATCAACAACCTGCAGCAAGTGTTTTCCCAGGCGTCGAACCGCTCGGATGCACGCCAAAATGCGCGGCAAGTGCTGGACAACTTCTTCGCGACGCTTCAGCCGTCAAGTAACGGCGAGCAAACCGCGTCGGCCGGCTCTCCGCTTCCGAGTCAGGGCATCGATCTTACGGCGTGATGGTTGCTATGACTTCGCGCGCTCGGTAATAGGACATTCGCGGTGGCTGGGGCAGAGCTTGGCCAGGCAGCGGTCGGCGCGGCAAAAAGCGTGGCGGCCAAGCGATGCCCCGGTGGTGGCGCTACCGGGGCATCGCCGCGGCTGAGCGTTAGGTGGGGAAATCGCCGAGCGCGCGGCTCTGCCCCAGCCACCGCGGAACACCACGGAGGGCGTTCCCTACCGAGTTGGCCGCTCGCCAACTCGCTTTGGCCGCCCTACAATGCCGGCATGCCCGAACTACCTGAAGTCGAGACCATGCGGCGCGGCATTCTGCCGGTGTTGCAAAGCCGGATTGCCGGCGTGGTGTTGCCGCGGTGCCGCTTGCGGCCGATTGAAATCGTGCCCGCACCGGCGAGCTTTCGCCGCCGAGTGGTGGGCCGCACGATCGTGGCTATCGACCGCATCGGCAAGCGTGTGGTGCTGCGGCTGGATGCGCGCAATGCGACCGGCGGCGACGCCATCGTCATCGAGCCGCGCATGACCGGCCTGGTGCTGGTGAGCGACCCGCCGAACCGAGAGCACTTGCGATTTGGCCTGCGCTTGGCGGGCGGCCGCGCCAGCGACCTTTGGTTTTGGGACCGGCGCGGCCTCGGTTCGGTCCGGCTGGTGTCGCCCGGCGAGTTCGGCGACCGCTACGGACTCAACCGCATCGGTCCCGATGCGTTGGAGATTTCGGTCGAGACGTTGCGAGACCGCTTGTCGTCGAGCCGGCGGGAAATCAAGGTGGCCCTGCTCGACCAGCGGGCGTTGGCAGGTATTGGCAATCTCTATGCCTCGGAGATCCTGCACCTGGCGGGCGTTCATCCGCGGCGGCGCTGCGACCGCTTGAAGCCGGCGGAATGGCGGCGCCTTCACGCGGCCATGCGCGAAGTGCTCGAAGACGCGATCTTGCACGAAGGCTCGACGCTCGCCGACGGCACGTATCGCAACGCCTTGAATGAGGCGGGCAACTATCAGAATCATCACCGCGTCTACGACCGGGCTGGCGACGCGTGCGGCGCGTGCGGAGGGAGGATCGAGCGCATCGTGCAGGCCCAGCGTTCGACGTTTTGTTGCCCCAAATGTCAACGGCTGGGCCGTAAGTAAGGATTCGGAACCTCCGATGCGTACGTCGATTCAGGCAATCCATGCTGGCTTTATTGAATCCTACCATCCGACCCGGTAGACTAAACCATAACGCAGTTCGAAGAATGAAAAAAGAAGCTACCGTCGAAATACTGTCGGGTGCGATCAATCACGTTGTGCTAAGGACTCCGGGGCGCAATTTCCCCGGCATGGTAATTCAGGGCGACAGCCTGGCGAGGCTCTACCGATGCGCCGCAGACATTTGCCGCCTTGCAAAGGGCTGCGGCGACGAGGAGCTCGCCGGTGAAGCTGACGCGCTTTGCACCGAGCTCGGCGAGCGTCTGGCCTTCTATGAAAAAGTCTTGGAGTCGCACGGCATCGAGATTCCCTATGCCAGTCCGCTGGTAAAGGAAACCGCCTGACTGGCCAGTGAGCCGACAGCCGACTCGCTCGGCAATCGCGCCGTCTCGTCACACGCTCGCCGACACAACCGATCCGCTCATCGGTACGCGCGAGGACGCGTCGGCCGCCAATCGCTCGCGGAAGCGCACGTGGCGCCAACGCGTCCAACGCACCAGCGGCTTCCAGACGGTGTGAACGAGACGGTGCTTGATGAGCAGGTGCCAGAAGCGATTGCTCCGCTTGTAAAGGTAACTCATCGCCAAGTAGGGGAGCACCGCCGAGCGGTCTGCCGGCCGCCGACGCCAGATGCTGCGCGGAGAATAAAGCCAACGGTAAAGCCAGTCGTAGCCCAATTGCAGGTCTTCGGGCGACATGTGCTTCGGTCGAAAAACCACGTGGGCCGTGTCGTACAGATCCCAGTTCGTGTGCAGCAGGCGCCCCGCGGACCGCAGTTGCGCGAAAAGCGGCGTGCCCGGATAAGGCGTCAGGATGTGAAACGTGCCGCTTTCAATGTGGTTCGATTCGATCCACTCGGCCAGCCGTGAAAAACTCTCTTTTCGGTCCTGGTCGAAGCCGAGAACGAAGCTCGCATTCACCTGGATGCCGTGGTCGTGCAGCAGGCGCACGCGTGCCGCATAGTCTTCGGCCCGCGGAGAGCGCTTTCCGGCCGCGGCGATGTTTTCGTCGGAAAGCGATTCGAACCCGATGAACACGCCCGTGCAACCGGCCAGCGCCATCTCGCGGACGACATCCGGGCGGTCCGTGACATCAAGCGAAACCGCGGCGCTCCATATCCGCTTGAGAGGCCGCAGCTCGCGGCACAGCTCGCGCAAATAGTCGGGCTTCGAGCCGAGATTGTTGTCAATGAACACCGCGTAAGGCTCGTCGTCTGCTTCCCATTGCCGGCGAATGTCGGCGGCCGACCGGACGCGGTAAGGCATCGAAAGCCCCTTGGTGCTCAGGTAGCAGAATCCGCAGCGATTGTGGCAGCCGCGCGTGGCAATGAGACTGGTCGTGGTCAGAAAGCTCTGCTTGGGCAGCAGGTCGCGGCGCGGCACAGGGTCGGCATCGTAGGACCGCTCAAAGCCTGCCCGGTAACGCGGATGCAGCGACCTTCGCTCCGCGTCTGCCAGGACCACCGGCCACAATTGCACGCCGTCGCCGATGGCCAGCGCGTCGGCGTGCGGAGCCGCCTCATCCGGGCATGACAGCACGTGCAGCCCTCCGAGCACCACCTGGCAACCATGCGCGCGAAACCAGGCCGCCAGCTCGTAAGCACGCCGTGCAAAGGTGAGATGCACCGTGATGCCGACAACTTGCGGCAGCGGATCGACCGGCGGCGGCCCTTGCAGCAGGTTTTCGTCCCAATAGCGGACTCTCCACGAGGCCGGTGTCGCCGCCGCGACGCTCGTCAGCGCCAGCGTCGGCGTCAACACGTGCTTGCCGAAACTGGCGTGCGGATCCTTCGGATAAAACGGGTTGATGAGCAGCGCGTAGCGAGGCTCGATCGGCCCCGCATGCAGGCCGTCGATACTCGGCGCTTCGACCAGCTCTCTGGCGATCCACAGCGGCGCGCGCGGTTGGTAGAACGGATCGTCAGGAACCGACGAAAGAAGGCGGTGCAGCATGGGATGAATCCAGCGCGGGGTAGTGGCAAGTCACTTTGTATTGCAAAGTAAATGGACGTAACGGTTTCCTCAGCAGGCGGCAAGAAGGGTTCTAAGCGGGGGACAAGCCGGTCAGCAGGTTCGGTTTGGAATTGGCGGACGCTTTTGCCGAGCGGTCCCGCTCGCGGGCCACCACGGCGGCATCGGCGATCACCTGTTCCAGCACCGAAACGTATTCGACGAATCGTTCTCGGCCGCTGGCGGTTACGCGACAAAGCGTTTGCGGACGCTTCCGGCTCGTCCCCTTATAGATCTCGACCAGGCCCTCGTCCTGAAGGACCTTGAGGTGCCGGTTCAGATTTCCGTCGGTCAGTGCGCAGAGCTCTTTGAGATCGGCAAAGAGCAGTCCCTCGGGATGGGTGACCAGCGACGTCATTATGCCCAACCTGGCCTTTTCGTGCATGACGCGTTCCAACCCGTCGTAGGCGAACCGCCCCGGCCTTTCTGGCAGACGATCAGAGAGGGTCATGTGCGCTCCAGTGTCTGATACAGAATCGCGGCCGCCAGCGTTTGTCCGACGCCGAACGTGCCGGCCATGGCCCAGGGCGAAAGGGCATAAACGCCGTGCGCCGTCGCCAGGCAGACCGTGCCCGCGACCAGATACCAGACCCCAACCCAAAACGCCGGGCGGGGCAGCAACCGCCAGGAGGCGAAGATTCCGAGGCTGAACACGATCGACCAGAGTCCGGGCAGCATCCAGAGGCATTCGCCGGCATATCGAACGACGACGGCGGTCAACAGCGCGCCGGCCACAAGACAGGGAAAGAACTGCTCGACGGCCAGACAGGTGTGCCGGACCGACAGCGGCGAGTCGGCACGCGCGCAGCGCACTGAAATCTCGATCGCGGCCACCGCGAAGCTCAGCACCGCCGCTCCGATCCACAGAGCGAGGTACTCGCCTGGCGTGCCGGTTGGATTGGGAACGAACGACGCCTGAAGTGCGGCGGAAACGAACGCGGCGATCGCCGAGAAGGCGACGATGGCCGAACGATAACCGCGAAACGTCTCTGTGCGAGCGAGATGGCTGCGGATGTCGGAAATCTGGGCCAGTGCTTCGTCTAACGGCGGCATGCGCTCCTCCAATTCTTCGTCGCCTGAAGTCGGGCGAATTGCTTTGTATTGCAAAGTATCTCTGCCGCCCGCCGGTTCGTCAAGCCTATCGGATCAGGGCGTCTCCTTTTTCAGATCCGCGGCCATCTCAAGGAGCTCGTGCAACATTTTATCGGAAGCGTGTTTTTCCAGCCGGTTCGTGCCGAGCCAGGTTTCATAGCCGCCCAGGTCGTGCTGCCGCGGCGTGGGAAGGTAACCGTAATAGCCGTGGTTCAGCGAAACCATGAACGAATCACGGAAGGGCGAGCGCCGCTTGAACTCCAGCCCGATCTCGCAGAAAACCTCGTTGGGCATGCTGCCGATGCAAACTTGCCCGATGCGCAGCACCTGCAACGGCATCGGCATCGCGTGGGGATAGTCGGCCATGCTCAGCGCGCGTTCGGCATAGATGGCCGGCAAATCGGCCTTGCCCGGCGTGGATGATTTCGCGGACAACGTGTTCTTGGCCCAGGTAAGTTGTTCTTCGTTCGGCTGTCGCCAGCCGATGTCCGGCTCGCGATACCGCGCGGCAAGCGCGATCTCGCGAGAATAGGCGGCGCCGGCCAGTCCCGCCTGGACTTTGCGTGCCACGTCGCCGGCCACCGCGCGCATTTGTTCGTACGGCTTCTGCGGCGGGCGCGGCTGCCGAAAGTTGATGTTGTTGATGTCGCCGCTGGTGCCGTTGGCCAGCATGGCCACGAACGGCGGGTCGAGCCGCTCCGCGTCGAGCAACCGAGCGAGCTCGTTGCAGAAAACGGCGAAGTAGTCGGCCGAAATATGCCCCGGTCCCACGCCCCCGACGTAGTGCAGGCTGTAGGCGGCAAACACCGAGATCGGTTTGCCGTCGAGGCCGCGGACCGCGATGATCGAAACCGTCGGATCGGTGGGGCCGGCCGGTTCGAGCAGATTGGGGCTGCCTGGCGGCGGGTTCATTTTCACCAAGTCGGAACCGCCGAACGGATTCGGCGGAATGCTGCCCGGTGTCATCGACCAGCGGCGGTTGAAGACGTGCTCAGGGGCATCGACTTTGACGAACGCCAACTCGGCCGGCCGCAGATTGTTCGCCGCGCATTGCACTCCGTCGGCGATACGCCGGGCGACGAATCGCTGATACTCGTCGGGCTGCTGATCGTACTTGAAACGATCGCTCCCCATCGCGCTGGCGGCCGAGTGCGTGTGCGTGGCACTGATCAGGACGTTTTCGCGAGGAATGCCGACCGCATCGGCAATCCGCTTGCGTGCTTCGTCGCTGACCAGGCGATGGATGCCAAGCAGATCGCAGACGACGAGCGCCAAGCGGGTTTTGCCGTCGTCGAGCACCAGGCACCGGGCATGCAGTTGATCGTGGATGTGCGTCGAGTGAATCGGCAGAAACCCGCCCACAATATCGCTGCCAAGCGGTGGCGTGATGTTGCTCGTCGCCGCGCCGGCGCGAAAGCTCGCAACGTCGTCGGCACGTGCGGATTGCAAGAGGGCCAGGAATGCGATCCCGGCGGCAACAAGCTTCGAGCGTAAGAGAGCATTCATTTTGGCACCTGGTTGTAGTGGCTGGGGCAGAACCTGGCCCTTAAAAAACTTCGCCTTGCGGCGTTCCGGAAGTTATCCCAGTTTTATGCCGCCGTCGTAAGGTGGGACCAGCGAGCTTGCGAGCGCCGGCCCACCGTAAAAGACGTCGCTAACTGTGGGCCGGCGCTCGCAAGCTCGCTGGTCCCACCTTACGTTGGTTGCTAATAGGCATTGGCATTGCCGCTGAAATAGCTAGGTTAATGATGCCTGTCGCTGCGTGCCACCACCCATTGCCATGTTCCGCGATCATCGACTCTTCCTCCGCGAATACCTGCGCCACTTCCACCACACGGGCGCCATCTTGCCCAGCAGCCGCTCGCTGGGCGCGGCGTTGGCGCGTCACGTGTCGGACGGCAACGGCGACCGACGCATTCTGGAGGTCGGCCCCGGTACGGGGGCGGTCACGCGACAGATCGTTTCACGTCTGGGGCACAGCGACCGGCTCGATCTCGTCGAGCTGAATTCGGCCTTCGTCGAGCGACTCAAGCACCGCTTCGAGCGCGAACCGCCTTTTGCCGCCGTGGCCCAGCGGGTGCAAATCATCCATTGCCCGGTGCAAGAACTCCCCCGCGAGCAGCCCTATGATGCGATCGTTTCCGGGCTGCCGCTCAATAACTTTTCGGCCGGCGACGTCGAGCACCTTCTCGACACGATGATGCGGCTGCTCGCGCCCGGCGGAACGCTGTCGTTCTTCGAATACATCGGCATCCGTCCGGCACGGGCGATCATCAGCGGCCGGGCGGAAAGGGCCCGCTTGCGCGGCGTCGGCTCGGCCTTGCGCGCGCTGCTCGACGGCCGGGAGTTCCGCCGAGATTGGATTTGGTCGAACGTGCCGCCGGCGTGGGTCCATCATGTGCGTGCGGAGCGACCGGACGCTTGACCGACGCAATCTCACCTTTGCGCATCGCCCTCGCGATCACCGAGCTTGACGTCGGTGGGGCGGAACGCTGCCTGGTCGAGTTGGCGACGCGGATCGATCGGCGACGTTTCGCTCCCGTCGTCTATGCCCTGTCGCCGCGACCCGCGCCCGAACGGCGGTCGCTCTTGCCGCTGTTGGAGGCGGCCGGCGTCGAGACGCATTTTCTCGGCGCGCAGCGTGCCTGGCAGGTCGCCGCGGTCGTGCGGAAGCTGGCCGGCCTGCTGCGGCGGCAACGTCCCGATGTGCTGCAAACGTTTTTGTTCCACGCCAACTTCGTGGGACGCTGGGCTGCCTGGCTGGCGGACGTGCCACACGTGTACTGTGGCGTGCGGGTGGCCGAGCGAGGCGCACGTTGGCACCTGTGGCTCGATCGGGCCACGGGCCGGCTCGTCGACCGTTACGTCTGCGTCAGCCGGGCCGTGGCCGACTTTTCACGTGCGCAGCTTCACCTGCCCGAAGACCGCGTCGTCGTCATACCAAACGGCGTCGACTTTGAGCGGTGGGCCACCGCCGCCGCCGCCGACCTCGCCGCGATCGGATTTGCCCGCGAACGGCGAGCGGTGACCTATGTCGGCCGCCTCGAGCCGCAAAAGGGAGTGGCCGAACTGATCGAACATAGCCCGCTGTGGCTTGAGCGCCTGCCGCGGCACGACTTGTTGATCGTCGGAACCGGCCCAATGGACGCTCGCTTGAAATCGCTGGCCGATCGAATCGGAGTGGCCTCGCGGATCCACTTTGCCGGCTGGAGATCCGACGTGCCTGAGATCCTGAAAGCCAGCGATTTGCTGGTGCTGCCCAGCCGCTGGGAAGGCATGCCCAACGTGGTGTTGGAAGCGATGGCCGCCGGCAGGGTTGTGGCGGGCACCGATGCCGAAGGGATGCGTGAGTTGCTCGGCGAGGCGGCCGGCGACCAATTGGTCGAGCGAGGAGATTATCGCGCCCTGGCAGAACGAATCGCGATCTTGGCCGCCGACGGCACCGCCTTACGCCGATTAGGCGATGCTAACTCCCTGATAGCAAAGGACTTCAGATTAGAGGGCATGGTGGCGGCCTACGAGCGTCTCTTCTGGGAGACGGCCGGACGGCAAGGATAGAACTCCGGCCCACAAAAATTCTTTTGACAACTTAGGGGTAATCGCCGCGACGTAACTGCCTTCCCACCTTGACATTCCGGAGTTTCAACGATTCGTAACTGCTTGCGGTGCCGCGCCCCTGCTTGACGCGGCCACAATCGGCGATATTCTGGGGCAACTGTGGGGATGAGTGGGGGGAAGTGGTAATGCTGTTGACCGGAACATTTCTGCGTGCGGTCGACGACAAGCTTCGCCTTGCGATCCCAAAGCGGCTAAGAGACGCGTTGATCGGCGAAGGCAAGCCGGAGCTTTACGTGACTCCCGGAATCGACGGATCGCTGGCGATTTATAACACGGCCACGCTCGATCGGCTCGCGCGGCGGTTGGCGGAATCGTCGCCCACCAAGAACGAAGTCCGCAGTTTCAACCGGCTTTTCTATGCACGGGCGGAATGCGTCGAAATCGACGGCCAAGGCCGCGTGCGCCTTCCTCCGGCACTGGCCGAGTTGGCCGGCCTGACAAAAGAAGCGGTGTTACTGGGCGTGCATGACCACTTGGAGATTTGGGACCGGGCACGTTGGGAGGCCTACCTGGGCGATCATGCTCAGCGCTACGATGAAATCGCGGAACAAGCCTTTCAACCGCGAGTTGACGCCTAGCAGGAACCAGCCATGCTGCTCTGTTTTTCGGTAGTGTCGTCCGTCCGTTGGTTCGCCGTGCGCGGCGATCATGGGCGACGGTTTGCGGCCACCAACCGTCCTCTGCCGATCGTCCGCGGGTCAGGAGGGAGGGATCCCTCCGGCCGCGAAAGGCGGGACCGCTCGCCCTAGGCGAGCCGCCCGTAAGCATCCCACCCTGTCAGCGGACACACGGACGCGTCCCAGGGTGGGCTGCTTTTTTCTGGCCGCATGAAGCATAAACCCGCCTTGGC
It includes:
- a CDS encoding glycosyltransferase, giving the protein MRIALAITELDVGGAERCLVELATRIDRRRFAPVVYALSPRPAPERRSLLPLLEAAGVETHFLGAQRAWQVAAVVRKLAGLLRRQRPDVLQTFLFHANFVGRWAAWLADVPHVYCGVRVAERGARWHLWLDRATGRLVDRYVCVSRAVADFSRAQLHLPEDRVVVIPNGVDFERWATAAAADLAAIGFARERRAVTYVGRLEPQKGVAELIEHSPLWLERLPRHDLLIVGTGPMDARLKSLADRIGVASRIHFAGWRSDVPEILKASDLLVLPSRWEGMPNVVLEAMAAGRVVAGTDAEGMRELLGEAAGDQLVERGDYRALAERIAILAADGTALRRLGDANSLIAKDFRLEGMVAAYERLFWETAGRQG
- a CDS encoding WD40 repeat domain-containing protein; its protein translation is MRHALSGHAALGTASHVRRSVLALGWHDQGATVLTADSLAVRFWDAATGKLKRSTREHISTNLQWQLVPRFSDDGRFLLIPGAGVRVIDTASGDLLATMRPLPDRQAAVISPDGHYLGTPWAEEDLVYVVQTADGQELLSPKEFAAKYGWKNDPSKVKLP
- a CDS encoding methyltransferase domain-containing protein; this encodes MFRDHRLFLREYLRHFHHTGAILPSSRSLGAALARHVSDGNGDRRILEVGPGTGAVTRQIVSRLGHSDRLDLVELNSAFVERLKHRFEREPPFAAVAQRVQIIHCPVQELPREQPYDAIVSGLPLNNFSAGDVEHLLDTMMRLLAPGGTLSFFEYIGIRPARAIISGRAERARLRGVGSALRALLDGREFRRDWIWSNVPPAWVHHVRAERPDA
- a CDS encoding neutral/alkaline non-lysosomal ceramidase N-terminal domain-containing protein, whose translation is MNALLRSKLVAAGIAFLALLQSARADDVASFRAGAATSNITPPLGSDIVGGFLPIHSTHIHDQLHARCLVLDDGKTRLALVVCDLLGIHRLVSDEARKRIADAVGIPRENVLISATHTHSAASAMGSDRFKYDQQPDEYQRFVARRIADGVQCAANNLRPAELAFVKVDAPEHVFNRRWSMTPGSIPPNPFGGSDLVKMNPPPGSPNLLEPAGPTDPTVSIIAVRGLDGKPISVFAAYSLHYVGGVGPGHISADYFAVFCNELARLLDAERLDPPFVAMLANGTSGDINNINFRQPRPPQKPYEQMRAVAGDVARKVQAGLAGAAYSREIALAARYREPDIGWRQPNEEQLTWAKNTLSAKSSTPGKADLPAIYAERALSMADYPHAMPMPLQVLRIGQVCIGSMPNEVFCEIGLEFKRRSPFRDSFMVSLNHGYYGYLPTPRQHDLGGYETWLGTNRLEKHASDKMLHELLEMAADLKKETP
- a CDS encoding radical SAM protein gives rise to the protein MLHRLLSSVPDDPFYQPRAPLWIARELVEAPSIDGLHAGPIEPRYALLINPFYPKDPHASFGKHVLTPTLALTSVAAATPASWRVRYWDENLLQGPPPVDPLPQVVGITVHLTFARRAYELAAWFRAHGCQVVLGGLHVLSCPDEAAPHADALAIGDGVQLWPVVLADAERRSLHPRYRAGFERSYDADPVPRRDLLPKQSFLTTTSLIATRGCHNRCGFCYLSTKGLSMPYRVRSAADIRRQWEADDEPYAVFIDNNLGSKPDYLRELCRELRPLKRIWSAAVSLDVTDRPDVVREMALAGCTGVFIGFESLSDENIAAAGKRSPRAEDYAARVRLLHDHGIQVNASFVLGFDQDRKESFSRLAEWIESNHIESGTFHILTPYPGTPLFAQLRSAGRLLHTNWDLYDTAHVVFRPKHMSPEDLQLGYDWLYRWLYSPRSIWRRRPADRSAVLPYLAMSYLYKRSNRFWHLLIKHRLVHTVWKPLVRWTRWRHVRFRERLAADASSRVPMSGSVVSASV
- a CDS encoding transcriptional regulator, which produces MTLSDRLPERPGRFAYDGLERVMHEKARLGIMTSLVTHPEGLLFADLKELCALTDGNLNRHLKVLQDEGLVEIYKGTSRKRPQTLCRVTASGRERFVEYVSVLEQVIADAAVVARERDRSAKASANSKPNLLTGLSPA
- the mraZ gene encoding division/cell wall cluster transcriptional repressor MraZ translates to MTGTFLRAVDDKLRLAIPKRLRDALIGEGKPELYVTPGIDGSLAIYNTATLDRLARRLAESSPTKNEVRSFNRLFYARAECVEIDGQGRVRLPPALAELAGLTKEAVLLGVHDHLEIWDRARWEAYLGDHAQRYDEIAEQAFQPRVDA
- the mutM gene encoding bifunctional DNA-formamidopyrimidine glycosylase/DNA-(apurinic or apyrimidinic site) lyase, which translates into the protein MPELPEVETMRRGILPVLQSRIAGVVLPRCRLRPIEIVPAPASFRRRVVGRTIVAIDRIGKRVVLRLDARNATGGDAIVIEPRMTGLVLVSDPPNREHLRFGLRLAGGRASDLWFWDRRGLGSVRLVSPGEFGDRYGLNRIGPDALEISVETLRDRLSSSRREIKVALLDQRALAGIGNLYASEILHLAGVHPRRRCDRLKPAEWRRLHAAMREVLEDAILHEGSTLADGTYRNALNEAGNYQNHHRVYDRAGDACGACGGRIERIVQAQRSTFCCPKCQRLGRK